DNA sequence from the Coffea arabica cultivar ET-39 chromosome 11c, Coffea Arabica ET-39 HiFi, whole genome shotgun sequence genome:
ACCACCACTCTCTCATACGCCTGAACCATCTTTCgctgctttcttttcttgcGGGCATATTTCTTGTGAAGGACTCTACAAAAGCTAATAGGAAGAGGTACTTAAGAGGCACAAATGCAAGAGCCACAGCTATGACAATCAATGAGAGCGCAACTGTGTCTGTTGCCTGAGGATGGGAGAAAGAATGAGTATCAAATAAATGGAACTAGCACTCCAGAACAATGAAATTTGTTGGTGATTATAATGCTCTTTTTTGCCAAAAGACTGAGCAATTTTTAATTAGGACTACTATTATTAGAATCACTTTAAGGTAACCATAAATCAACTCGGAATCACTTTACATCCTGTACTCATTCAAACTGAATATGATTTCCATCACACATAcaattcattttgcatatggTAACGAGATATAGACAAAATTTACACACTGAACAAGTTGCATTGTAGATGCACCTTAATGGGGGCCAATTTTTCCATAGCTAGCATTTGCTTCAGCCtagttgaggtataaggtcaaTTTCAGAAATAGAGGCTgagttggtgaaattttgggaaATAGACATCCCAAGGATTCCCACAGCATAGACATCTAAACTTGAAAGACAGAGTTGAAATGGTGCAGACTTCAGTGAAGATCAAGCATCATAGCATGAAGCTCACTAGCTACCATATGTTATTCATAAAGAGGCATTGTTCAACATCTTAACAGGAGTTGCATATATTACTTCAAGAATAGAGCGCACAAGATATGAATAAGGTGCTACGAAATACAGATTGAGCCTTCTACTTGATTGGATAAGAACCTAGGAATCCCATCCATCCTTTGAAGTAAAGCAGAAATCCGTCTCTATATCTGTATACTCCAACATTCTTTTAGCAAGCCCTCAAATGCCATATAACTTGGAAGTTTAGAGCCCTATCTTCTCCCAACATAATTATTTTTTCCTACGTGATGTCTTGGCTGTCAAGGTTCAGAAAGTTGTCCCCGGAATTAGATGGTGCTCCTAAATAGGAAATTATTGCAATCATTTCTTAAAGTCATCAACTAAATCCATAAAGGCAATATCGTTCAAAGTCAGAGAATGAACAATCTGTTTATTCTGATATGCTGAATAGCTATGTCATTGGGCTCTCCAGCAACTAGACTCCATAGTATTCTTGCACATAATTTATCATTGTAGTAAAGAAAGTGCTATCAGaagttatagatgaaaataataTCATATAAAGCTTGTCGACAAGTTGTAGAAAAGTCAATGCCACTAATAAATTGGTGATAGTTGAAAAAAGAACTTAAAAAGCTGGAAGTTAGTATCCTGTTTTCTTCTTTTAGAGTTATTAATATCTGTAAGGTAACATTAGAAATATCTCTTCATATTCTGGTTTCAttgtatatcttttttttttttaaatgaggATAGAATCTTTGATATATGCCCACATAATACATCAACAAATTCAGAGTCATCTCAAGTTTGCATATAAAAGAGGATGAAAGGCAATACCTGGGGTACTATAGCAAAAAGGAGCGCTCGTAGTTTCAGTAGAACAACGTTGCCACTCTGAATCAAGCCCTCAACGTGAAGGACAGCTTCTTGCAATGTTACAAGCTGCTCTACTGCATTCTTACTCGGAGGAGCTTTGATTTTAAATGCTTCCAGAGGCCTCCTTTTGCTGGTATACCTTTGCCAGATCATAAAACCTGCAAATATTACAGAAATTGACGGCAATATGTAGTTGATCCATCCCCTGCAATTCATGTCAAAAGATTTCAACAAAATCATTGTTTTCAGTGATCTGAGTTAAACATTTAATATCAAGGAGAAAAAAAGAGCCTGTGGTTGCAAAAACTTCAAAACTCCAGCAACAAATAGACACAAGTTTTTTACTGCCAAACTAAACAACTCAACCTGGACTAGGAAAAGGAGACATAAAACAGCATCAATATAATCACTTGAAGTCTAAGCAACCTGCAGGTTAATACTCTTTATCTTCACTACCTATAGGTAACTTGAACCATGGTCCTTGGTATTCTAAGTTGATGAAAATTCTCGCTTTCTTTGATGAAGCAACAAACAAACCATCCATCTTATGCCTATGGACAGATATAAAGTGAATTATATCAATCATCATTTATCCATTAAGATTCCAATCTCCATTAATAAAGAAACCCTTGCATATCAATTCACTATATTTGCACTAAACAGTCAAGAGAGAACCGTCATGCTGCATCCCTTGTTTCGGCTAGGCTAGTTGTGCCTTTCCAGCATTTTCTCATTAATTAGAAAATTATTCTCATCTGTATTTCTCAAATTCATAGCAACTCAACATCCATCCATATAAACCATTCAAATGGAGCCCAAACAATTTGGCAGCAAGAGGGAGCAGGATTTATGATAGACGCTACCAAACAGAATACAGTGTTAACCAAAGGAAGTGCTAAAATTTGAAACTTAAGAGCTTGCTACTGGCCTTGTACAAGGAACCTTGGATTTcaccctcaaaaaaaaaaaaaaaaaaaaaaccgacaGATACTGTCACAGAAAATATGCAAATTTTTGTACTATATTATCAATGACTAGAAACTTgcagaaaacaagaaaccaAATGCACGAAGGGACAACTTACATTTGTACAGAAATCAAACACCACCAAAACTATCATAAACCATTGATACATCATCAGCTGTATTACATCGGAGAATGATACTTGTAAAGTGTGTGTTCGCACGTGTGGAAGTCCTCTCTAAGtaaaaatacaagaagattTCTCAACTACTTTCCAGAACACATTATGATCACCAATACAGTAGACCAAAGTTCCTTTGAACATTAAACTGATCAAACTGAACACGATCACAAGAAGGAAAACACTGTTCCAACTCTAAAGTCTATTTTGTAGATCTCCTCTAGTTATAAGAAGCTAGAGTACATGAATATGGGTCAATTTCTTCTTGATACATGTGTCAAACAAAAGGTCAACCTTGTGAAGCCAACAATGGTCCATAGCTTCGAAGAATGAGCACAGAAGTGGTTAAAAGGTGAGATTCAATCATCCCTGAAGTGGCCAGTATATATCATTTGTTTAAGGttcaatttaaatttttgttgaCTCTAGATGAGtctctttaaaatttttttcttttttaaagagGATCACCATATGCAATAGTCTTTAACCTACAGATAAACAATCACAGGCATTAAATACTAGACCAATTGTAATCTACATAAAGTTCCATCTTATATTAGGCAAGAATAAATATGGATGCATCAGAATATAGCCTCACTGCACAACTTGTTATCTCGCAACCTTTGGGATCACACGAATGGATAGCTAAAAgatgtttttcttttctaaatggATTTTTATCTACCATCATTTCTGACATCAACCTGCCAAAATTAATTCATACTAGGTTGAACAAAAATCTGagtgttaaaaaaaatatgaaaagttCATCCTAATTATACATGACAAGCTCATCTAAAGAGTGGAAACTTTGCTAAGCAGATCAAACGAAGCAAAAGACAAGAACGAACCTCAATATTGCAAAGCTAGTCAACATCAAGAACAATATAGATTTCCAAGGCTCTTCCCATGAGGCTAACTGTTGAATCCGTTTAAATGATACAATAAGTGGGTACAGTAACTCCTAGAGAGAAGCAAAAGATAAAACTTGTCATTCTAAGGACTAagcaacaaataatcaaaagattACACCAAAGCAGTACAAATAGCAAACCTTCAATTTAAGCAGTATAGCAATAAAGTGAAGTTTTAACAGAATCACGTCACATCTTAGCTCCGTATTGCAGGGAAACCATGCAAAATAGCTAGCTATGGGGATGTTTGAACCACAGCTAGATTTTGGaagccaaaataaaaaagaacagcAACAGCAGTAGCAGCAGCTGCCTCAGGGTGaatgaaggaagaaagaaaacttgcaTAAATAGCAAAAATCCTAATCTTTCTTTTGCTTGGAAGTAATATTGACAGGAGTAATAGAAGTTTCTAAGTTTTACACCTACCAGTGTGTGAAACCTAAAACAATTTCTAAACACATAAGATGGTCATTCCCTCTGAATGTGATATCTTATGTACCCTGAATTTCCCTAACTCAAAAAACAAATGCCATCTATTCTACAAGTGAAAAAGCAAGTAGAGAAGTTTTAGTTACCTCCAAACCTAGACATGATACTTGCTCTATCTTCTTCTCaaggagaggaaaagaaaaaaggaaaaagcaaagAGGCAAATCCATAAAAAGGGAGAAGAGTTTAAAATGACCTCCATTACAGCTAAATTTGTATGAATTCCTTCCACTTTCACTTGGTCAACTGTTGCTTGTGCAGCTTCTGCCCTTCCTGTGTTCTGTTTTGACTGCTTTACCGCAGATTCAAGAGGGCTTATTTCACCAACACAGATGTCTCCTTGACAAAAAGTTGCTTCTGTTTTCATGCCTTCTtctttgcatgaaataattccaAGTCTACCAAGTGTTAGAAGAGAAACAGGGAGTATCATCTGTTTTTTCACATTTGATAAAGCCAAAACATCGCGTCTACTGGCACCAGATTTCACAAGAGCAAACTGATCCGACAGATTTTCCAAGATCATATCACCGCCTGGGAGGCTCTCAGCCAAGTTAAAACAGAGCACAGTTTTGTAATTCGAAGAGAAAATGTGGAATACCTCTCTAATTGCCCGGTATCGCAAAATTCCAAGAGTGGCTCTAGCAAGTGCTTCATTCTTTTGGAATCCTTTCAGATTATACTTCCTAGTGAACCTATTCGCTCGTAGGATCTCAAGACTAATATCCAACCAATAATCCCGTCGTGAACTGCCCTTAAATTCTGGAAATTCAAAAAAGACTGGCTCCGTCCTGTAAATAACCAAGTCAGAACAACAGCATTCATATAAACCAAAAGTTCACAACAATCAGAGAACATACATGGATGTTGACTTGTACATCACGGCTTTGTCAAAGAGTCGAGCACCCAACGGTCCAGTTAATTCTGGTTTTATGACCTGTTTTATGTCTGTTGCAAGATCATATCTCACAGCTTTGTCATATAAGCCAACACCAGATTCAAAGTAGAGAGCAAACTTGGTCAATGTCAAGCGTCCTGACACCACAAAAGGGTACAAAAGAATTATATCCAACACATGAACATCATGTATCTTAGAAAATATTCTCCAACGATACAAAGAAATGAGTTCTTCTGAGCTAATCATGTGAAAAAACAATTATCCTTAGGACAGCAGGGATAAACACTTTAAAGTTATAACTTAAAGGTCTCTCTAGTTTACTTGGATTTTTATTTGACACTCAGGCAGCAATCACCCTGAGTTCAGCTCAAGGATGAAATGCCCATAAATATGGTCAAGCTACTATATGCAATtcaagtaaaaaggaaaatacTAACAATAACCCCAAAATGGTACTGTGGTTTCAGGTTCAAGTGTAAGATTAGCTTTATTGGGTATTAACTCACCAGGCCAGGCAGAGATTCCAATATGTTGCAGAACTGGTTGTGTGGGAATTGTGCCATCTATATCTAATATGATCTCTTCCTCAGCAAGTGACAGGTTGGACATGAATTGTGTGCCAGCTCCATTGCTTACAGCCTTTATTACTCTGCCAAAAGTGGTGGAGGCCATAAAATTTGAGATTGACAGAAGACTTTCATATCAAAGAGATGCATGTGTCATTTTATTTCCATCAATTCCCAAGGCATAACCAAGTTTGCAAAAGAATAgtaccattaaaaaaaaaggaagaagaagcaaTTAAATAAAAGCTCACTATCAACAAGAATACAGTCTAAAGTCAAGCAGAAATTCAAGTTCAAGCTTCGCATTCAAACTTCAAACTGGGCAATATGCACCGGTTTAGTAGACAAAGCCAAAGGGAAAACATGAGATGGATTACCCAAGCCAAAGACAACCGTCTTCTACACAAACATTCTCAACATTATGTACCAATATCAATCAAGCCCACTCTAGAAATGATTAAAAAAGCACGGTAATGTAATGGTTCTTGTATACCCATCATGGAAGTGAAAGACCTTGATGCATGAAATCCCAAGCACAAAGAAGTTATACCAACAGCAAGAAACAAGACTGGCTAAAGTGCCGGATAATAATAGTAACtcataaagaagaaaaagaaatttgcaaataGTTAGCAGTTTAGTAAATGAAGCATACTTGTCAAGACTCCGTAGGTATTTGTCATATATAAGGAAATGAAGTCGACCACATGAAGAACTTGTCAAAGCATCAAAAAGATTATGAACTGTTATTATATCAGCCACAATTGGACAGGCAGGAGCTATTCGAGCAAAAGCCTCCAGACCAACAGTTTTCTTGTCATCAACCTAATCATAGATGGAAGATAAATGACGAGATGAGCTCTTTCAATATTGGATAAAAGCCATGAAGCATAAGATGAGATCATTTGGCTTCCAGAATTTATTATTAACTAATAGCACAAAAAATAAACAACCAAAAAACCACAAACAACCTGAACAGCCATAGTTGTTGAACTGGCATAGAAAAATGACCAGCTATCCTCATCCTCCCTGTCATTGTTACTGCAAGAGGTGGTTTCCTGAAATTATAAAGTTTAGAAAAGCATATTGGTACTTCAAAAGAtatgatttttgttttgtagTTTTGGACTAACGGATGAAAAGACACAAAAGAAACTATTTGTGATACTCAACATCAATGCATCATTAAAAAAGTCAATAGACAAAATCAGATTAGTGACAGCCATCTCACATTGACTAATAAATCATTCTCAACACCTGAAGATTCCCATGCCAGCATCATGTCAAACATCAAGCGACGGAACTCCTTGTTACTTAGATAATCAGCACCTGTAGTTGATAGATCAATTGCTTGGTATGAacagaattcaagaaaattcCTGGCATGGTTTGAAGGTTGTTTAACTTTATCAGGAAACTCTCTGTCAAAGCACTGGTATAAATCCTCAGGTGATATCTGAAGGATCCTGCAATTTGATGGAACATTCCAAGCCTTATTAGCAATAACTGAAATTCCTAATCCTACGCTTGATACCTCCAAAAGGAATCTAATAGTTCAGACAAAAAAGACCATAGCCTATCAGATAAGCAATGTATCACCAATCTGGTAGATACTCGAGAAATCTTTTTTTTCCAGTGGTAGAAAAATACCAAGTTTGGTTTTGATAAACCAAGCCCAGCATTGAGATGATGCAGTCGCATGGGCTGGGATGCACATCCTCCCTTAGTGAAGTTAATTTCAGAAACTTTATTTACAagatgaaaaataaaaacaaaagaaacaaagcaTAAAATTGAAGTTATCCCTCTTTTTTACTCGTCTGTTGCACAAATAAATCCCAAAAGTACAAATATCTTGATATTAAAGTTTTTCCTTTCAGTAATGCACAGGTTGTATGAGGGAGTTGTACTCAGATGCTCATGATTCCAAACTACAAAGTGTAATATCTAAAACATTTTGAGCTAGTAATGCATTCGTTAACCCTACTATTGTTCTTTGGTTATTTCCTTCTTTGTATTGAttaacaaacacacacacacacacacacacacacacacacacacacacacacacacacgttaAAACAACTATACAAGACAAAGTGTCTTTGCCAACaaaatgatgaaatttcttttaatGATATCATACAATTGCTCGCTGCAGGCTCAGCTATTTCCTTGTTTACATTTGCAGAAACTTTTTGGCCTTAAATTCAATGGAGTTTACGCAAAATCAGGGTACATTAATTTCCTActtaataatgataataataatcaCAAATACATTTAGGCCATTGTACAAATAAAAGGCGAATGCAGATTTATATGACCGCCAAATGTATGAAAAAATGCTTGTAAGAGAAAGAaagtagaaaaagaaaacaatccaATTGATTACTTGGAACAACGGGAGATCACGGAACGAGCGAGAGGAGAAAGATGAGGAACGGGCAGCTTAGCCCATGCGCTGGAACCGTCGTCGTCGTTTCCAGAGTCATCGGAATAACCACCGTCTCTTTTGACAAAGAAGCTCTTATTCCTCGGTTTTCTGAAGCTGTTTTCGTCGTTATTCTTGGAAAATATGGATTTGAAAAAAGACTGCAATTGCAAACCCTCATTGCTATTGccattgctgctgctgctgctaatACAACTGCTATTATCAATCGCTCCCCCACTACCATTACTACAGGCATTCCATTGCTGCTGCTCCTGCTTCGCCATTGtatcttttttcttcaatttgatTTCTTCTTCCATTCAATTCTGAGGGTTTTCCTATGGTCGGTGGGGTCGCGCGGTCCCGAGGCAGTTACAGGAAACTTGCCTTGGGAGGCACTCAAAGGAAATGAAaactgccttttttttttttgctctattaactgtttctttttcttgggagggacaaaaatgagaaaatattgACAGGTTTTTTGAATTGTActtttttgcagaaaaaattttaccttttttctctattattatttttatctcatataaatcaaattattatactatatttttttataaaaattcataaaaataataatttaaaatgaGCCCTAATGTTGCCCTACAGGTCTGAGACCCAACGAAAGCTGATTTTCTGGAGAAAGGCACAACCAATAAGtgtaaattatatataaaaaaaagagtaaaaataTATTGCCAGTTGGAAAGatatccaaaaaagaaaaagcaaagaaaaactTATTGGAAGTGAATAGGATTAAGAAAAATGATAAGGAAAATAGCtacattttttttgtcaatactATAGATTTTATATTACAACTACTCCTCTTCTACACTAAAGGGAAGTGATCTAAAAAGGTTAAGGGAAATCCGGTAAATCACCACCGATCCAAACGGGTGTCTACGCACTAGTTGGTAAAATACTTTCACGAAAACTTGAATATTGGAATATAGGTCAAGCGATTTGATTCCTATCTTAGACGCAATTAGAATTTTAAAAGTCTCTTGATTATATGGAATAGCTACAGGATGAACCgtaatctatatctatataaatttgagaagagATTTTTAACAACAAGCCTCCACGCATTTTCCCACTACCAATTCCATTTTTCTAATAtttcacatttaatttaatttataaaatatattcttctcaacttccacatctactcttcacatttgaaattgttggttactttttaaaatcattGCATTTCAAATTGTTGGTTAACTAGTATTTTGACCCGTGCTATGCACGGGgttatatttcaaatcaaaataatattttatatatttatatattgtggtacaaaataataaatatacatAGACTAAAAATATTCATGTGCATTTCAAATTGTTGGTTAATGTACATGTTATCCTATTTGAACTTTAACCCATCACGTTTCCAATTGCCTTGCGTTATTTATGATTCTACAACAATTAAAAGTTTTATAAGACTATAAGAAGAGATAACAAATATAACATCCTTTCATgcttttttattaatttaaataagtaagattatttacactccatttttgttattcacacttcaataatcattttgatcatataattttcagtaattagactatatgataaaacaaatggtggaattgcaaataataaaaaattgagtgCAAGTAACATTTTCTTAAGTAAGAAGTAGCTCCCGTGCCTTTCTAATTTAAAAAAGTAGTGGCTCTGTTTATATAGGAATTTAGTTTAAAGTTTATTAGTGGGagggtaaataaaaagaaaacattaccaaacttagtaaaagtaaaaaagtaaatgataatattttatctttaaACTTAGTAATCCTAAGTAAAAGAGCAAcattaaatagaaaacaaaaagaaaataatgtcgtggatttaaaaaaatcaagaattgtACCATTCATGAAATCTAAATTCTGAAATCactaaatagaaaacaaagtaCTACTAGCCTTTTAAcgtagaaatttttttagaaatattcatttttgattaaaaaaataatgataataacaacaccaattctaccaaaaattttttaaaaagtaatattatagtttaagagaaagatatagaacattcaaccctaaaatactacttaatttgtatatatctgGCCCAAATTTGACAATAGATTTGTATAAGAGTGTAAAACCCAAACACTAAGGATAACTTTTGatatcattaattattttatgtattcttattgctgtcttcatatgtaaatatgtatttgctatgttaaaaaatatatatatatatatatatattgattgtagtacttgaagatattatagatattttcagtttttcatttccatttttagatactaataattgcaaccattgtaattaattttcaattttatattttcat
Encoded proteins:
- the LOC113716544 gene encoding uncharacterized protein isoform X1, whose protein sequence is MEEEIKLKKKDTMAKQEQQQWNACSNGSGGAIDNSSCISSSSSNGNSNEGLQLQSFFKSIFSKNNDENSFRKPRNKSFFVKRDGGYSDDSGNDDDGSSAWAKLPVPHLSPLARSVISRCSKILQISPEDLYQCFDREFPDKVKQPSNHARNFLEFCSYQAIDLSTTGADYLSNKEFRRLMFDMMLAWESSGVENDLLVNETTSCSNNDREDEDSWSFFYASSTTMAVQVDDKKTVGLEAFARIAPACPIVADIITVHNLFDALTSSSCGRLHFLIYDKYLRSLDKVIKAVSNGAGTQFMSNLSLAEEEIILDIDGTIPTQPVLQHIGISAWPGRLTLTKFALYFESGVGLYDKAVRYDLATDIKQVIKPELTGPLGARLFDKAVMYKSTSMTEPVFFEFPEFKGSSRRDYWLDISLEILRANRFTRKYNLKGFQKNEALARATLGILRYRAIREVFHIFSSNYKTVLCFNLAESLPGGDMILENLSDQFALVKSGASRRDVLALSNVKKQMILPVSLLTLGRLGIISCKEEGMKTEATFCQGDICVGEISPLESAVKQSKQNTGRAEAAQATVDQVKVEGIHTNLAVMEELLYPLIVSFKRIQQLASWEEPWKSILFLMLTSFAILRGWINYILPSISVIFAGFMIWQRYTSKRRPLEAFKIKAPPSKNAVEQLVTLQEAVLHVEGLIQSGNVVLLKLRALLFAIVPQATDTVALSLIVIAVALAFVPLKYLFLLAFVESFTRNMPARKESSERWFRRMREWWLRIPAAPVQLVKVEDKKRK
- the LOC113716544 gene encoding uncharacterized protein isoform X2; its protein translation is MEEEIKLKKKDTMAKQEQQQWNACSNGSGGAIDNSSCISSSSSNGNSNEGLQLQSFFKSIFSKNNDENSFRKPRNKSFFVKRDGGYSDDSGNDDDGSSAWAKLPVPHLSPLARSVISRCSKILQISPEDLYQCFDREFPDKVKQPSNHARNFLEFCSYQAIDLSTTGADYLSNKEFRRLMFDMMLAWESSGVENDLLVNETTSCSNNDREDEDSWSFFYASSTTMAVQVDDKKTVGLEAFARIAPACPIVADIITVHNLFDALTSSSCGRLHFLIYDKYLRSLDKVIKAVSNGAGTQFMSNLSLAEEEIILDIDGTIPTQPVLQHIGISAWPGRLTLTKFALYFESGVGLYDKAVRYDLATDIKQVIKPELTGPLGARLFDKAVMYKSTSMTEPVFFEFPEFKGSSRRDYWLDISLEILRANRFTRKYNLKGFQKNEALARATLGILRYRAIREVFHIFSSNYKTVLCFNLAESLPGGDMILENLSDQFALVKSGASRRDVLALSNVKKQMILPVSLLTLGRLGIISCKEEGMKTEATFCQGDICVGEISPLESAVKQSKQNTGRAEAAQATVDQVKVEGIHTNLAVMEELLYPLIVSFKRIQQLASWEEPWKSILFLMLTSFAILRGWINYILPSISVIFAGFMIWQRYTSKRRPLEAFKIKAPPSKNAVEQLVTLQEAVLHVEGLIQSGNVVLLKLRALLFAIVPQLL